A single genomic interval of Bacillus smithii harbors:
- a CDS encoding cupin domain-containing protein: MVLYMDYTSPHTQFTFDVNKSNAFTKDKHNFINVLGIEQLNTLENISLLDIFLSKNNVIEPHYHQNAAELVYCISGAAVVSLFNPFTKQIHNYPIKPGQVANVPQGWWHYEVATKDHTHLLAIFNAPTPEVILGSDLLKFTPPNIIAHTYCLNENDWKKTIAPIQPNTFIGPYKNCHREQYQKEQTRLAHHSQNEIRHSSHYPYYQPYQQPHHSGHNEY; encoded by the coding sequence ATGGTTTTGTATATGGATTACACATCACCTCACACTCAATTCACTTTCGATGTAAACAAAAGCAATGCGTTCACAAAAGATAAACACAACTTTATCAATGTATTAGGGATCGAACAGTTAAACACATTAGAAAATATTTCTTTATTGGATATTTTCTTAAGCAAAAATAATGTGATCGAGCCACATTATCATCAAAATGCGGCAGAGCTGGTTTATTGTATTTCAGGAGCTGCCGTCGTTTCCTTATTCAATCCATTTACCAAACAAATCCATAACTATCCCATAAAACCAGGCCAAGTGGCCAATGTTCCACAAGGATGGTGGCATTACGAAGTAGCGACGAAAGATCATACACATCTTCTAGCCATATTTAACGCACCGACTCCTGAAGTGATTTTAGGTTCAGATCTTTTGAAATTTACCCCACCAAATATCATAGCCCACACCTACTGCCTCAATGAAAATGATTGGAAAAAAACGATCGCTCCTATTCAACCCAATACCTTTATAGGACCATACAAAAACTGTCATCGCGAGCAATATCAAAAGGAACAAACTAGATTGGCCCATCATAGCCAGAACGAAATCCGTCATTCCTCTCATTATCCATACTATCAACCATATCAGCAGCCTCATCATTCGGGACACAACGAATATTGA
- a CDS encoding IDEAL domain-containing protein: MVRVGDWVKVRLSEYDVIGYVVWIFDYSVEIQKTICVRNGEIEPIEKRLGTYSLYEINLIPDMIHPEDLKELIDMALDQHDRQWFEELMKKKNRTLTKLYKQTRP, translated from the coding sequence ATGGTACGAGTAGGAGATTGGGTGAAGGTGCGTTTATCTGAATATGATGTGATCGGTTATGTAGTGTGGATTTTTGATTATTCAGTGGAAATTCAAAAAACGATTTGTGTCCGAAATGGTGAAATAGAGCCAATCGAAAAGCGACTGGGAACCTATTCGCTATATGAAATAAACCTTATTCCGGATATGATTCACCCTGAAGATTTAAAAGAATTGATTGATATGGCATTAGATCAACATGACCGGCAATGGTTCGAGGAACTAATGAAGAAGAAAAACAGGACTCTAACAAAACTGTACAAGCAGACGAGACCATGA
- a CDS encoding ABC transporter permease — protein MRQWKKHFFITGMGLIIPIFIIILWQTLSINGLIPPNIMPSPLKIVSTIVDLFRGGELMEHVGITLYRVSVGFLLGTAVALLFGVLNGYFRTFRYLLDPLIQALRNIPSLAWVPLFLLWMGISETSKISLIALGVFFPVYLNLVSGIQGVDRRLLEVGLVHGYHGWRLIRHFFLPAALPSFIVGLRSGLGLGWMFVVAAEIMGASKGLGFLMMDGQTTGRPAIIVASILLFALFGKCTDYFLELVGRRILAWQDIYQSLERGNV, from the coding sequence TTGCGTCAATGGAAGAAACATTTCTTTATCACAGGTATGGGGCTGATCATTCCAATATTCATCATCATCTTGTGGCAAACCCTTTCTATTAACGGTTTGATTCCCCCTAATATTATGCCTTCTCCCTTGAAGATTGTTTCCACCATCGTAGATTTGTTTCGGGGAGGAGAGCTCATGGAACACGTCGGAATTACACTATATCGGGTAAGCGTGGGATTTTTGCTTGGAACGGCTGTTGCTTTATTGTTTGGGGTATTGAACGGATATTTTCGTACGTTTCGGTATTTGTTGGATCCGCTTATCCAAGCCTTGCGAAATATCCCTTCCTTGGCTTGGGTACCGTTATTTCTTTTATGGATGGGCATAAGCGAGACTTCCAAAATATCCTTGATTGCTTTAGGTGTTTTTTTCCCGGTTTATCTTAATTTAGTGTCTGGTATTCAAGGAGTGGACCGACGTTTACTGGAAGTAGGATTAGTGCACGGTTATCATGGCTGGAGATTGATTCGTCATTTTTTTCTGCCTGCGGCTCTGCCTTCGTTCATTGTAGGACTGAGAAGCGGGCTTGGATTGGGATGGATGTTTGTTGTAGCGGCGGAGATCATGGGGGCAAGCAAGGGATTAGGCTTTCTTATGATGGATGGTCAAACGACAGGGCGACCAGCTATTATCGTGGCCAGCATTTTATTGTTTGCTTTGTTTGGGAAATGCACCGATTATTTCTTGGAGCTGGTAGGACGTCGAATTCTTGCTTGGCAAGACATCTACCAATCTTTGGAAAGGGGAAACGTTTAA
- a CDS encoding Type 1 glutamine amidotransferase-like domain-containing protein translates to MYFYGIVEKDGDLVIRYLLSKIDFHHHFDEKLADFMKRDIKEEKIVFIPTSPDEKITTQKYVEETLRFFEKAQIHFKKSVTLYSDMDPEAMSKEIKGASVLYLMGGNTLRQYNFIVHHNLQSVLKEFKGVVIGISAGAINMCRKAILTPIHEVEEVHLYNGLDLVSFSVEVHFEHSNKIHEQMVLNIAGKIDNELYCISDFSAIRLDDHNHMSIIGSGVYKVSGNEILKLS, encoded by the coding sequence TTGTATTTTTACGGTATTGTCGAAAAAGATGGTGATTTAGTGATTAGGTATTTATTAAGCAAGATCGATTTTCATCATCATTTTGATGAAAAACTGGCTGATTTCATGAAAAGAGATATAAAAGAAGAGAAAATAGTATTCATTCCAACATCACCTGATGAAAAGATAACCACTCAAAAATATGTTGAAGAAACTTTACGGTTTTTTGAAAAAGCCCAAATTCATTTTAAAAAATCAGTCACTTTATACAGTGATATGGATCCAGAAGCAATGTCAAAAGAAATAAAGGGTGCTTCAGTTCTATATTTAATGGGTGGAAATACCTTGCGGCAGTATAATTTTATCGTTCATCACAATCTTCAATCCGTTTTAAAAGAATTTAAAGGAGTCGTAATCGGAATCAGTGCTGGTGCCATAAATATGTGCAGAAAAGCAATCCTTACACCTATCCATGAAGTAGAAGAAGTGCACCTATATAATGGTCTCGATTTAGTAAGTTTCAGTGTCGAGGTCCATTTCGAACACAGCAATAAAATCCACGAACAAATGGTTTTAAATATTGCTGGAAAGATTGATAACGAATTATATTGCATTTCGGATTTCTCTGCCATTAGGTTGGACGATCATAATCATATGTCCATTATTGGAAGCGGAGTTTATAAAGTTTCGGGGAATGAGATATTAAAATTGTCATAA
- a CDS encoding aliphatic sulfonate ABC transporter substrate-binding protein, producing the protein MISKTYKMAVMIFVMTLVWILDGCSHSVSQESEVKTVKLDYAYYNPVSLVLKEKKWLEDDLRKDGIGVEWIFSAGSNKSLELLNSRSIDFGSTSGASALLGRANGNPIKSIYVFSKPEWTALVVRADSPIKKVKDLKGKKIAVTRGTDPYIFLLRALGTAGLSEKDVEIVQLQHPDGKTALEKGDVDAWAGLDPYMAQTEIEKHSKLFFRHPDWNTYGFLNVREEFAKDHPEIVKKVLKAYEKARKWALENPDEFEKLVAAESKQNDKVAAKVIHRTDLTNPVIGEVHKRTIEASGEVLLKSGAMEKSVDIKKTADNLIDPEYIENINKK; encoded by the coding sequence ATGATCTCAAAAACGTATAAAATGGCCGTTATGATTTTCGTTATGACGCTGGTATGGATTCTTGATGGCTGTAGTCACTCCGTTTCCCAAGAATCCGAAGTGAAAACTGTCAAACTGGATTATGCTTACTACAATCCGGTGAGTCTAGTTCTGAAAGAAAAGAAATGGTTGGAAGATGATTTACGGAAGGATGGAATCGGAGTTGAATGGATTTTTAGCGCCGGTAGTAATAAATCGCTGGAGCTTTTAAATAGCAGGAGCATTGACTTTGGATCAACATCTGGAGCTTCGGCTTTACTCGGAAGGGCAAATGGAAACCCAATCAAATCGATTTATGTTTTTTCTAAGCCAGAGTGGACAGCTTTAGTTGTTCGTGCCGATTCTCCTATAAAAAAAGTAAAAGATTTGAAAGGTAAAAAGATAGCTGTTACGCGAGGAACGGACCCTTACATATTTTTGCTGCGGGCATTGGGTACTGCGGGATTGAGCGAAAAAGATGTAGAAATCGTGCAACTGCAACACCCCGATGGTAAAACGGCCTTAGAAAAAGGGGATGTAGACGCATGGGCAGGACTCGATCCGTATATGGCGCAAACAGAGATAGAGAAACACTCAAAATTGTTTTTCCGCCACCCGGATTGGAATACGTACGGATTTCTTAATGTAAGGGAAGAGTTTGCAAAAGACCATCCCGAGATTGTGAAAAAAGTGCTTAAAGCTTATGAAAAGGCTAGAAAATGGGCATTAGAAAATCCGGACGAGTTTGAGAAATTAGTGGCAGCAGAAAGTAAACAAAACGATAAAGTCGCCGCAAAAGTGATCCACCGGACAGATTTGACCAATCCGGTCATTGGGGAGGTTCACAAACGGACCATTGAAGCGTCGGGAGAAGTGTTATTGAAAAGCGGTGCAATGGAAAAATCCGTCGATATTAAGAAAACGGCCGACAACTTAATTGATCCGGAGTATATCGAAAACATCAACAAGAAGTAA
- a CDS encoding GNAT family N-acetyltransferase, with amino-acid sequence MIELEYFERPDFNQLIRWIDSPEFLLQWGGPQFDYPLNESQLEKYIENANRDTSDTLVYKVIHKETGNVIGHISLGKIDRKNKSARIGKVLVGEKNLRGQGIGSLMVKELLKIAFEELKLHRVSLGVFDFNKSAIACYEKVGFKKEGLLRDCRKTGNDYWSLWEMSILEQEWFDQK; translated from the coding sequence ATGATTGAACTTGAATATTTTGAACGTCCAGATTTTAATCAGCTGATTCGTTGGATTGATTCACCGGAATTTTTACTTCAGTGGGGAGGACCTCAATTTGATTACCCGCTGAACGAAAGTCAATTAGAAAAGTACATTGAGAATGCAAATCGTGATACCTCTGATACTTTGGTTTATAAAGTGATACATAAAGAAACAGGGAATGTGATCGGCCATATTTCTCTGGGGAAAATAGACAGGAAAAATAAATCAGCAAGAATAGGGAAAGTTTTAGTGGGAGAAAAAAATTTAAGAGGTCAAGGGATAGGTTCATTGATGGTAAAAGAACTATTGAAAATAGCATTTGAAGAACTAAAATTGCATAGAGTTAGTCTTGGCGTATTTGACTTTAATAAATCTGCGATCGCTTGTTATGAAAAGGTTGGTTTTAAAAAAGAAGGATTGCTCAGAGATTGCAGAAAAACAGGAAATGATTATTGGAGCTTATGGGAGATGAGCATTTTAGAACAGGAGTGGTTTGATCAAAAATGA
- a CDS encoding transposase, producing MGISYSLDTEKIRLKNKKTPLSFGKLLVTKPKKPKKERCHHYDNEKSEWLAILSTDTTLSNEEIVRIYGMRWDIETFFKFSKSFLHLAKEFQGRSYDMMISHTTIVFTRYILIAWQLRKEEDPKTMGNLFLFLCDEVKEMDFKTALLQLISLFQTLAEAKVYLSMDIFQCQLSNWITSLPRYIKDCLHISVCES from the coding sequence TTGGGTATCTCATATTCACTTGACACTGAAAAAATTCGTCTAAAAAACAAAAAGACACCTCTTTCTTTTGGTAAACTATTGGTGACCAAACCAAAAAAACCAAAGAAAGAAAGGTGTCACCATTATGATAACGAAAAAAGTGAATGGCTAGCCATTTTGAGTACAGATACCACGCTGTCTAATGAAGAAATCGTTCGAATCTATGGGATGCGTTGGGACATTGAAACCTTTTTTAAATTCAGTAAATCGTTTTTACATTTAGCCAAAGAGTTTCAAGGTCGTTCCTATGACATGATGATTAGCCATACTACCATTGTCTTCACTCGGTATATCTTGATTGCTTGGCAACTTCGGAAAGAAGAGGATCCGAAGACCATGGGCAACTTATTCTTGTTTCTATGTGACGAAGTAAAGGAGATGGACTTTAAAACGGCTTTACTACAATTGATTTCTCTTTTCCAAACTTTGGCTGAAGCTAAGGTTTATTTGAGTATGGACATTTTTCAGTGTCAACTGTCCAATTGGATTACTTCTTTACCTCGTTATATCAAGGACTGTCTCCATATTTCTGTGTGCGAAAGTTGA
- a CDS encoding APC family permease, with the protein MTEKKKIGVLGLTIISTNTILGLKNIPFAATVGPSAIIFWVLAAFLFFIPISLIVAELATTYPEQGGVSAWVNRAFGQKASFLCSWFYWVANFTYYPSLLLGIIVNIAYAINQQQMIHNKILTTVISLTIFWVITLLTLRGTRMSEKLAAIGTPLGLIVPVILIFGFGFASILSGHHSATEFSVRTMTPNHLSLDTVMFLSTLMFAFAGMEMLGTIAGDVKNPQKTFPKAILISSVIIGGIYILGTIAFQFVFNIKPDQTATALFLFADQMTKQFHLPFSLSQMLGICFAISTMGALSFLILNPSVMFYNSGKAILPPFLTKMNKTDMPANLILWQAAGVSVILVLSGFVPTISKALNMLVLMATLAFFIPYLFLICAYIKLRKTDQATVRPFKIKKNALAYVVAGIGLISVTGTIILTLIPAPDTTVSQYAPLIVGPIFFAALGFWFYRIGRKEKKEVLKKAS; encoded by the coding sequence ATGACAGAAAAAAAGAAGATCGGTGTATTGGGTTTAACGATCATCAGTACAAATACCATATTAGGTTTAAAAAATATTCCTTTTGCGGCTACGGTTGGACCGTCTGCTATCATATTTTGGGTCTTAGCCGCGTTCTTATTCTTTATTCCGATTAGTTTAATCGTGGCGGAGTTGGCGACAACCTATCCCGAACAAGGTGGAGTGAGTGCGTGGGTAAACCGTGCTTTTGGCCAAAAAGCAAGCTTTTTATGCAGTTGGTTTTATTGGGTGGCAAATTTCACTTATTATCCATCCCTATTACTTGGAATCATCGTGAATATTGCTTATGCCATCAATCAACAGCAAATGATCCATAACAAAATATTAACAACAGTGATATCCCTAACTATTTTCTGGGTTATTACGTTATTGACATTGCGTGGCACCCGAATGAGCGAGAAATTGGCGGCCATCGGAACCCCGCTTGGATTAATTGTGCCAGTCATCTTAATTTTCGGCTTTGGATTCGCCAGTATTTTAAGCGGACATCATTCAGCAACAGAATTTTCAGTACGGACGATGACGCCTAATCATCTTTCATTAGATACAGTGATGTTTTTGTCAACATTGATGTTCGCCTTTGCAGGAATGGAAATGCTGGGTACCATCGCTGGCGACGTAAAAAATCCGCAAAAAACATTTCCAAAAGCCATTTTGATTTCTTCAGTCATCATTGGAGGAATCTATATTCTTGGGACCATCGCTTTTCAATTTGTGTTTAACATCAAACCGGATCAAACGGCGACGGCTTTATTCTTATTTGCGGATCAAATGACAAAACAGTTCCATTTACCGTTTTCATTATCGCAAATGCTTGGGATTTGTTTTGCCATTTCAACGATGGGTGCATTGTCTTTTTTAATTTTGAATCCGAGCGTCATGTTCTATAACAGCGGAAAAGCGATTCTGCCCCCATTTCTAACAAAAATGAATAAAACAGATATGCCCGCCAACCTGATTCTTTGGCAAGCTGCAGGCGTATCCGTTATATTAGTGCTTTCCGGTTTTGTTCCGACTATATCGAAAGCTTTGAACATGCTGGTCCTTATGGCCACTCTTGCCTTCTTTATTCCTTATCTCTTTTTAATTTGTGCTTATATCAAATTGCGCAAGACGGACCAGGCAACAGTCAGACCGTTCAAAATAAAGAAAAATGCATTAGCTTATGTGGTTGCAGGCATTGGATTGATTTCCGTTACAGGAACCATCATATTAACTTTGATTCCCGCTCCGGACACGACCGTATCACAATATGCACCGCTTATAGTAGGACCTATATTCTTTGCCGCTTTAGGTTTTTGGTTTTATCGAATCGGAAGAAAAGAAAAAAAGGAAGTCTTGAAAAAAGCGAGTTAA
- a CDS encoding DUF4879 domain-containing protein, whose protein sequence is MKKVLSVFLVSLLAIPFMFSGTAHAAPAPALTNIQFIGVTSDGENGNWEKIGFNQQSASIPMSGENGYIAVYVEGTIQAGTLRIYNNGNNITSSTFQALPDDYVTDSNNIVIGTIKYIGIPLSAVSSGTFTVSANNYYPPNNTIYDNLFITVNK, encoded by the coding sequence ATGAAAAAGGTACTATCCGTATTCTTAGTAAGTTTACTAGCTATTCCATTTATGTTTAGTGGAACAGCACATGCAGCTCCAGCCCCAGCGTTAACAAACATTCAATTTATTGGGGTAACATCAGACGGAGAAAATGGAAATTGGGAAAAAATTGGTTTTAACCAACAGTCTGCGAGTATACCGATGAGTGGCGAAAATGGATATATTGCAGTCTATGTTGAAGGAACCATTCAAGCTGGTACATTAAGAATATATAACAACGGTAATAATATCACATCTAGTACATTCCAGGCATTACCAGATGATTATGTAACGGATTCAAACAATATCGTTATAGGGACCATAAAATATATAGGTATCCCACTTTCGGCAGTTTCATCGGGTACCTTTACTGTATCAGCAAATAATTATTATCCACCTAATAATACAATTTATGATAATCTATTCATTACAGTTAATAAATAG